A stretch of the Apteryx mantelli isolate bAptMan1 chromosome 3, bAptMan1.hap1, whole genome shotgun sequence genome encodes the following:
- the COL10A1 gene encoding collagen alpha-1(X) chain: protein MHLQISLLLLLCLNIVHGSDGYFSERYQKQSSVKGPQFLPFNVKSQGVQIRGEQGPPGLPGPIGPRGQPGPVGKPGFGSPGPQGPPGPPGPPGFSAVGKPGMPGLPGKPGDRGLNGEKGDAGPVGLPGARGPQGPPGIPGPAGLSVPGKPGPQGPPGAQGPRGLPGEKGEPGIPGINGQKGENGFGVPGRPGSRGLPGPQGPRGLPGPAGIGKPGENGLPGQPGMKGDRGLPGAPGAAGIPGPQGPPGEPGEPGVGKPGPIGPPGAAGIPGAKGHSGPAGLPGPPGLPGFGKPGLPGMKGHRGPEGLPGLPGPKGDQGPAGVPGETGPAGPLGNIGPQGLKGLPGENGLPGPKGDMGPTGPAGFPGAKGERGLPGLDGKPGYPGEQGLAGPKGHPGFPGPKGDTGHAGLPGLPGPMGPQGIKGVPGINGEPGPRGPSGIPGIRGPIGSPGMPGAPGAKGEPGAPGLPGPAGISTKGLSGPMGPPGPPGPKGNNGEPGLPGPPGPPGPPGQAVIPQMPESYVKAGESRDLSGMSFMKAGVNQALTGMPVSAFSVILSKAYPGATVPIKFDKILYNRQQHYDPRTGIFTCRIPGLYYFSYHVHAKGTNVWVALYKNGSPLMYTYDEYKKGYLDQASGSAVIDLMENDQVWLQLPNSESNGLYSSDYVHSSFSGFLFAHI, encoded by the exons ATGCATTTACAAAtatccttgctgctgctgctttgtctgAACATTGTCCATGGTAGTGACGGATATTTTTCTGAGCGATACCAGAAACAATCCAGTGTTAAGGGGCCACAGTTCCTACCATTCAATGTGAAAAGTCAAg GTGTGCAGATAAGGGGAGAACAAGGACCCCCTGGTCTCCCAGGTCCTATCGGACCAAGAGGACAACCAGGTCCTGTAGGAAAACCTGGATTTGGAAGTCCAGGTCCCCAGGGTCCCCCTGGTCCCCCAGGACCTCCCGGATTCTCTGCTGTTGGAAAGCCCGGCATGCCAGGTTTACCAGGAAAGCCAGGAGACCGAGGATTAAATGGTGAGAAAGGAGATGCTGGACCAGTTGGGCTCCCAGGAGCAAGAGGGCCACAAGGACCCCCTGGCATTCCCGGCCCTGCAGGACTATCTGTTCCTGGCAAGCCTGGACCACAAGGCCCTCCAGGAGCTCAAGGGCCAAGGGGTCTCCCTGGCGAGAAGGGAGAGCCAGGTATTCCTGGTATAAATGGACAAAAGGGAGAAAATGGATTTGGAGTTCCAGGCCGCCCAGGTAGCAGGGGGCTTCCAGGCCCACAGGGACCCCGAGGCCTTCCTGGTCCTGCTGGGATAGGGAAGCCTGGCGAGAATGGTCTTCCAGGTCAGCCAGGTATGAAAGGCGACAGAGGTTTACCAGGTGCACCCGGAGCAGCTGGTATCCCAGGTCCCCAAGGTCCCCCAGGAGAACCTGGAGAACCAGGTGTTGGCAAGCCTGGACCAATTGGACCACCAGGAGCAGCAGGTATTCCTGGAGCCAAAGGACACTCTGGACCAGCAGGCTTGCCTGGACCCCCAGGTCTGCCAGGATTTGGAAAGCCAGGATTGCCAGGGATGAAAGGACACAGAGGGCCTGAAGGTCTTCCTGGCCTTCCAGGACCAAAAGGAGACCAAGGCCCAGCTGGTGTGCCAGGTGAAACGGGGCCTGCTGGACCATTAGGGAACATCGGCCCTCAAGGACTCAAAGGCTTACCTGGTGAAAATGGCCTACCGGGACCGAAAGGTGACATGGGCCCCACAGGCCCTGCAGGATTCCCTGGAGCAAAAGGTGAAAGAGGCCTGCCAGGATTAGATGGAAAACCAGGATACCCAGGTGAACAGGGTCTTGCAGGTCCTAAGGGACACCCAGGTTTTCCAGGACCAAAAGGCGACACAGGCCATGCTGGGCTACCTGGCTTGCCTGGTCCAATGGGCCCACAAGGAATTAAGGGTGTGCCAGGGATCAATGGTGAACCAGGCCCCAGAGGACCTTCAGGAATACCTGGGATCAGAGGCCCCATTGGGTCTCCTGGCATGCCAGGAGCCCCTGGTGCAAAAGGTGAGCCAGGAGCTCCAGGACTGCCAGGTCCAGCAGGTATTTCTACAAAAGGCTTAAGCGGACCCATGGGACCACCTGGACCCCCTGGCCCTAAGGGTAACAATGGAGAGCCTGGCTTGCCAGGCCCCCCAGGTCCTCCTGGTCCCCCTGGCCAAGCTGTAATCCCACAGATGCCAGAAAGCTATGTTAAAGCAGGCGAGTCTCGAGACCTATCGGGAATGTCTTTTATGAAAGCAGGAGTAAACCAAGCCCTTACAGGGATGCCAGTATCTGCTTTCAGTGTCATCCTCTCAAAAGCCTACCCAGGGGCAACAGTTCCGATCAAATTTGATAAGATCTTGTACAATAGGCAGCAACACTATGACCCCAGAACAGGAATCTTCACCTGCAGGATCCCTGGACTTTATTACTTCTCCTACCATGTACATGCAAAAGGAACAAATGTTTGGGTTGCACTCTACAAAAATGGTTCTCCACTTATGTATACTTATGATGAGTATAAGAAAGGATACCTTGACCAGGCTTCTGGCAGTGCTGTCATCGATCTCATGGAGAATGATCAAGTATGGCTCCAGCTGCCCAATTCAGAATCTAATGGTCTCTATTCTTCTGACTATGTTCACTCCTCTTTCTCAGGTTTCTTATTTGCTCATATCTAA